In Erigeron canadensis isolate Cc75 chromosome 7, C_canadensis_v1, whole genome shotgun sequence, one DNA window encodes the following:
- the LOC122607364 gene encoding leucine-rich repeat receptor protein kinase EMS1, giving the protein MVMDPVLQAIIGATASFIFITLICSFIYCICHTKKKTTHDPESRHRTRAIRTAPNLGMSTSFISVAESQLFDPSLNQIDMSDLVKATRNFSPDLIVGDGSFGLVYKADLPWGVTVAVKKLGADAFQGYREFRAEMETLGKIRKHDNIVKFYGYCATGSDRILIYEFIANGSLDQWLYDMSSANNESLTVRTRLSWKTRVKIIKGVAKGLAFMHNLDTPIIHRDIKASNVLLDEEFEAHIADFGLARRIEDSHSHVSTQVAGTMGYMPPEYFYGAPAATVMGDVYSFGILMFEIVTSKRPNWPMKDDGKEIRLVEWAAKMVSQNREMEMVDVGMSKDEVNENEVLEFIKIATFCTTESNKLRPSMNEVVKLLDQIENEATV; this is encoded by the coding sequence ATGGTCATGGATCCAGTCCTTCAAGCCATCATAGGTGCCACCGCCAGCTTCATCTTCATCACCCTTATATGCTCCTTTATCTACTGCATATGTcacacaaaaaagaaaacaactcATGACCCAGAATCCAGACATCGTACTAGAGCAATCCGAACAGCCCCGAATCTCGGTATGTCAACTTCTTTTATTAGCGTAGCGGAAAGCCAACTGTTTGATCCATCtttgaatcaaattgatatgtCTGACTTAGTCAAAGCAACCCGAAACTTCTCCCCTGATTTAATTGTAGGCGATGGAAGTTTCGGGTTGGTTTATAAAGCCGATCTCCCTTGGGGCGTCACCGTAGCTGTTAAAAAGCTCGGCGCTGACGCCTTTCAAGGGTATAGAGAATTTCGGGCTGAGATGGAGACACTTGGCAAGATCAGAAAACATGATAACATTGTGAAATTTTATGGATATTGTGCTACGGGTTCTGATAGGATTTTGATTTATGAATTTATCGCAAATGGGAGCTTAGACCAATGGCTTTACGACATGTCGTCCGCTAATAACGAATCCTTAACCGTACGGACACGGTTGTCTTGGAAAACTAGAGTTAAAATTATTAAAGGGGTAGCAAAAGGGCTAGCATTTATGCATAATTTGGATACGCCTATAATTCATAGAGATATAAAAGCAAGTAATGTGTTATTAGATGAGGAATTTGAGGCTCATATAGCGGATTTTGGGCTAGCCCGAAGGATTGAGGATTCACATTCTCATGTATCGACTCAAGTAGCAGGGACAATGGGGTATATGCCCCCAGAGTATTTCTATGGGGCTCCTGCAGCTACTGTTATGGGAGATGTTTATAGTTTTGGGATACTAATGTTTGAGATTGTGACTTCTAAGCGTCCGAATTGGCCAATGAAAGACGATGGAAAAGAGATTCGATTAGTTGAATGGGCTGCGAAAATGGTATCACAAAATCGAGAAATGGAAATGGTAGATGTTGGAATGTCGAAAGATGAAGTAAACGAAAATGAGGTTTTGGAGTTCATCAAAATCGCAACGTTTTGTACTACTGAATCGAATAAATTGCGACCAAGTATGAATGAAGTTGTCAAGTTACTGGATCAAATTGAGAATGAAGCTACAGTCTAG